The stretch of DNA CCGAACCAAATGCAGAGCTGTTTGGTGCTGCCAAAGGAAAAAACCTGATTATGGTGTCCGTTGAGTCAACACAGGCTTTTGTTTTAAACAATACCGTAAACGGCCAGGAAATTACGCCATTTCTGAATGATTTTGCAAAAGAGAGTTTAAACTTCACTAACTTCTACCACCAAACCGGGCAGGGGAAAACGTCTGATGCAGAATTTTTAACAGAAAATGCACTGTACCCGCTGAGCCGCGGTGCTGTGTTTTTTACTCACTCTGGCAACCAATTTAATTCAATGGCTGAAAAGCTTGAGGAAAATGGCTATTTTTCAAATGCGATGCATGCGAACAATAAAAGTTTTTGGAACCGGGACATTATGTATGATTCGATTGGATATGAACGTTTTTACAATGTAAATGATTATAAGGTGAATGAAGACAACAGTGTAAACTGGGGAATGAAAGATATTCCATTTTTTGAACAATCGGCCGAGCTGATGAAAACCATGCCGCAGCCGTTTTATTCAAAAATGATCACGCTGACCAATCATCATCCGTTCTACTACGATAAAGAAGACCAGATGATTGATGAATTTAATTCATCAAGCGGCACATTAAATCGTTATTTCGTTACCGTTCGTTACACGGACGAAGCATTAAAAACGTTTGTGGAAGATTTGAAAAAAGCAGGCCTTTATGAAAACTCTGTGATTGTTTTGTATGGGGATCATTACGGCATTTCAGAGAATCATAATGAAGCCATGTCTCAATATTTAGGTAAAGAAGTGACGCCATACGTATCAGCTGAGCTTCAAAAAGTACCGTTTATGATTCACATTCCAGGCGTTAAAGGCCAGGAAATTGATACGGTCGGCGGACAGGTAGATGTGCGGCCAACACTGCTTCATCTTCTAGGCATTGATACAAAAGGAGATATTCAGTTTGGACAAGATTTGCTTTCTGACGAGCATGAAAGCTTTGCCGCATTCCGTGACGGCCGTTTTGTGACAGAGAATTATGTGTATGCCGGCGACGTATGCTGGGATAAAAAGACGGGCGAGCAAACGGATGCTTCCTACTGTGCACCTTATATTGAAAAAGCAGCTGCTGAATTAAATTATTCAGATCGGGTTAT from Domibacillus sp. DTU_2020_1001157_1_SI_ALB_TIR_016 encodes:
- a CDS encoding LTA synthase family protein translates to MKRTIRSNISLIAVTVLFLWMKTYIVYKTSFNMDIENSLQEFILLINPLSFIMLTMGIGFFFKSDKARNRYLLGMSFFLSFLLYANVVFYRFFNDFITLPLLFQTSNFADLGNSVTEEFNVADILYFADVILLFLLLKFKPSFVKFRPMSKMNRRAYFLSAAALMFLNLGLAEVERPQLLTRTFDREMLVKNIGTFNYHLYDIFLQSKSSAQRALADGSELTEIENYADANYAEPNAELFGAAKGKNLIMVSVESTQAFVLNNTVNGQEITPFLNDFAKESLNFTNFYHQTGQGKTSDAEFLTENALYPLSRGAVFFTHSGNQFNSMAEKLEENGYFSNAMHANNKSFWNRDIMYDSIGYERFYNVNDYKVNEDNSVNWGMKDIPFFEQSAELMKTMPQPFYSKMITLTNHHPFYYDKEDQMIDEFNSSSGTLNRYFVTVRYTDEALKTFVEDLKKAGLYENSVIVLYGDHYGISENHNEAMSQYLGKEVTPYVSAELQKVPFMIHIPGVKGQEIDTVGGQVDVRPTLLHLLGIDTKGDIQFGQDLLSDEHESFAAFRDGRFVTENYVYAGDVCWDKKTGEQTDASYCAPYIEKAAAELNYSDRVIYGDLLRFYDPDAARKE